CTCTTTACTGGTTCTTCTGGAGGACGGTAGAGCTTTAGAGGATTTGCACGATTCAGCAtcatttctgaaatttttcgGAACAGTTCTTTAAATACTCCCATATTTCACTAATTCGATTTagagtattttaatattgaaaaattttgtgttgtgaaaataatttatctgaaAGAACCAACGTTTTTCTAACATTTACACGTTTACTTACTGACATTTCAATCGTAACTCAGACAATATAGGAGGTGTTGATGGTCTTTCGATAGGTTTTAAATCATATGTTTTCAAATGCATATAAACTGGAATctggaaatataaatttgtcataaaagtattttacaataaatcgATCTATTACAAGTTCcgattttaaataacaatacaaataaaacaaacgcTTTCTGTATTCAGATTTGAATATACCCGCCTCTGAAACAAAAACCATAGAGTACCAAGTTATCGATAGAGACATACTCACGTAAGGTAGCGACGTATCAAGAGCTATCGGCTCGATATATCTCTTCGGTATATCCGGAACTCGAAAAGAACTACCCAATATAGGTGATTCTAAGCCGTTTCCATAAATCGATGCAGACGATACTTCGTTTCGAATGCCATTTAAATCCGACTCGTTTAAATCGTTGGACCACGAATCGTTTTGCTCGATTACTTCCGTATTTTCCATCTCGATAAAGTAGACTTTGCCAATAGACGGGTTGGTGAAGTTTTAAAGCGCAAGCAGGCTGAACTACTTTCGTTGAAATAAAACTGAAGACCCACTCGACGCCGAGCACTAGTCTCTAAATAATGATTCGAGGATGCTCTTCAACGTTATGTCCGACAAAGTGTTCATAAACTGAAGTTCCGTAAGTCGATATTTGGTCGATAAGTTACACTCTACTGAACAGCGGGTACCATGGAATCGTTTGTTCATCCCCTCTGAGCGTGATTCTTTCATTCTATTAATGAATTTACTTTTTCGTGATATATTGTAACATAtggtaaaattataaatatctaaattcatttaaaaacatttaaaaaccACCGGGGAGAAGCAGAAGTCatactttgtatttatttatagtagatattatatatagtaatagGTAAAATAACCTTCTGTCGATTATCCACTTTTGTTCAATCAggaattgtttaaatatacatGCACTCGATAAACGTTCAATTTCGATTTTCTATAAGACGAAACCTCCAACGAaacttaattttcatttttgtctTATTTTGAATCATAGAATCTCCCTGACTTCATTTGTATTACGAATTTAGAtccatttcaaaaatattgttatacgttataagtatAACAAGCCTATTTTAGAATAATCTGTACTTAATAAGTTGTTCCTTTCAATGTTATGTTACAATACTTCTTTTCCCTTAATTTAAATCAACTAGACAGCAAAGGCGAactgttatattttcttcctatactttctatttttatttagttacatttaattatattttcgtcATACGTAATTATCAGGACCttttaactatatatatagctTTGCCTGTACAAgcagtaatttaattatttatcccTGTAGtgcaaaagaaaatttaattaccagttacattcttaattttcttgacttcataaataaaacttttatgcAGTATAAAGTTCAAAcaagttaattaaattgaactCGGAAAATTTATACGGTCAATAAAAATCTATGatatcgtaatttaattagattttCTTGCAAAAGATACTGAACAACCTCGAAAATTGCATTTTTCGTTCCAGTTGAGTAATTCCTTTACGCTATAAAATGTTGGTTTAAAAGTAAGTAAATAAAGATACGTGTGTATGGTTTTTTGCGTCTATTTGACTGATGGAGCTGGATGTTAGTGACTGCGGgtgaaaagaattaaaaaaaaaatacggaACTATATGAAATTTCTGTCGCGTTTTCGCAACTTTGAAGTGGAAAGaatgagaaataaaacaaaataaaaatggaacgaTGCTTTTACAGCTACGAAGCATGAACGGCGAAGACAAAAGGAAAAGGGGAACGATTTTTCATGCTTACGAATTTTTGACGTAGAAAATGAAGATTAATGTTAAACAAAAGCAACATTGTTGCTACTATAATTTTAGACATCGTGATTACTATACGCATTATAAAACCGagtgaaaatgtacatattgtGATTTTATAGCGGGGAAGATGAATGAAAAgcaaaatagaaattgtagAGGCGATCcagtagaaaattaataaaattaatctagCTTACATTTCTGTTCATAAGTAAAAGAAGGTTGATATAAACTGAAAATGTTAGGACATTATTAAAATCTCTTAGAATTATTATCTTGTTTGAAGTCTTAGCTTGAaaacttttcaaattaaattgatttcttCTCTATCTACATCCGCCGTGCTTCTAGATCATTGCTTTAATTGgatgatatatgtacatagttATAGACAATTTAAGTATTCGTACTATTAATCTTTCCACTATATTTGTGTTACTTGATTTCAACATTCAACTATATTCAGAATCatattttgaacaaatttttcagacacttttatcaaattcatttcaatttttctcatttgtgtttaaatgaaaatattttggagATCAATACGCAACtgttataattcaataacaCTCGTTTGTAGCTCATGAAAAtagtttttacaaatttttatctctcACTTTTTCTCTTACAATTTGAATTAATACTCATTTTCTTACGGGATCAGGAAATGTTCTAATGTTTATTACTTAACATcgctaattatatttttgttaacaaCACTTCCATGATACTAAATTTCTAAACACAAAATTCTGATAATTCACCAATAGGTATCCTAATACTTACAAACGACAGTGTATATAAACACTTGAAGTTTGAAGCGGCTTGAATTAACACCACTAAATCTGAATGAGCCTCTCTATTGTCTATAAAATCAGAACTGGAGAAGATTAGGGATGATCACGAAAAGGTAGAGGCATCGAAGATAGAGCGTATTCGGACTAGAAAATTATACAGACACAACATCCAGTTACGATAATTGGCTATATTACTGCAACTcgtacaatttcaaattatcgCGACATTGATCATGATCTTTCACGGATACAAAattccgatcgatcgatcttttCTTTGATATAAAGCTAACCAGTAGGTATCCTAATACTTATGAGCGAGAGTGTACGTAAACACAAACTTGAAGTATGAAGCGACTTGAATTCGAACAACTCCTAAATCTGAATGAGTCTTTCTACACCCTACATTCAGAGAACCGGAGAAGATTAGAGAAGATCACGAAAAGGTAGATGTATGAAAAGTATAATGGAAAAGTTAGAAGGCAGAAGCATCAAGCGCCTGTCGTTCAACGTAACGTCTCTTACGACTACAACAACGTTGTGCTGATCGTCGACGACGGCTCGACGTCTCCGGCGCACGCATCTGTCCAGAAGGGGCGGAAGGTGCACAGCGTCGGCTCCGTCGAAACGGCGGAAAACGTAACGTGTTTTATCGATTTCGTCGGGTCGGCCATGTTCGTGTCCGCCACCGGTCAGGCGCACTCGTGTCCCACCGTCGAGAGACCGTGCCACCGATAGATTTTCCACCGTCTACACCGTCGTCGATGTCGCAGGGCGTATAACGATGCGCTTGTAAAACGCGACCGCCCCgtgtgttttttcttttcttcacaTCATCAGACACGAGACTCGTTCACGCTCGTTTTCCGAATCGGTCTCGGTCCGTGTCGAGGTCGACCAGCGAGCAACCAGCGAGCAGAGGAAGCTTGCGAGCATCGTTCGAGAGCAGGCAAGCGACGAACAAGCACCGTGAgtactgtttttttttttcatcaaaatatCCCTCTTGCGTTTCTTTATAGCAGCTATCTCATCGTTTAGTGAAAATGTGTTTCGGCTCTATTCGTTGAtgatttctttcgatttataTCTGACGAGGAATTTCGGTTGAAGAAAAGTTCTACGGTTTCCTAAGCTCCCTTAAGAGGGCTGTTTCTTCGGTGCTCTCCTCCTTCGTTCAGCTAGATATCGCTTCCCTTTGGCGGTTCTCCGTTCATGTCATAAATAGACGTCTTTTTATGGACTTTGTGAAATTCCAAGTCTTTATTAAACGGTCTTTTCGATCGTGCTCGTAATGGTCTTTCTTAATGGCTAGGAACTATGTAGACGATAGCAAATTAGAGTGTTCCACAACAGAGATTATATGTTTCTTTGATTACCTTTCGTATAGAACCGATATATCTCATCTTACATCctattcttttcctttttcgtgttaatcttttaaaaagaaaaaagatgaaagttattttttttacattttctcaaTATACACTGTTCCTCTGTCGCCTGGTGATCAGTCCTAGATAAGGACAAAAGGGTATAGGGATAAAAGGGGGGAACATTTCGTGGGTAGGAGTATAATCTAGGCCTTCGATCATCATGCGAAGCAGGCATTTTCGGTCATTTAATCCCAGAATTATTTCCGAGAACGGTCGTTGGACGATATTTGGCTCTGTCGTTTCAAAACTTTCCTCTTTACCTTCGACTTCCTCGTTTATCGTCGCTCGTCCACTCGTCATCGTTCCTTCGTAGTTCGTCCATCCCTCCGGAACCATTCCCCACCCCTTTTCCCTCGCAGTCCTCAGCGATTTTTCTTTGTGCTCGACAGCTTTTGTACCGATCGTGCACCAACCAGTCAACCATATCGATATCGATCCATAATAATTCTGTTCCTTCGATTCACTGCTCGTAGCcttctcttctattttattcctCATTTCACCGTCGTTCCTCGCTGTGACATGAACGTTTCTCAGCTGCACACGCCACTCGAAACGTCGACCAGTGAAAAACGTGGGCGAGCCTGGCTAATCGATTTGCCTCCTGGCGTGAAATTTTCTGCTTCTAATTTTCTCAAGTGTTCCATGTCGCGACCCGATTACAGGGCCAATCCTTCCGCGCAAAACGAGCCAGCAACCAGTGAATAAAGAGACATTTCATGGACTCGCGGATCCCCGCCTTTCAAATtccctcttctctctttctctctctctctttctctttctctctctctcttcctctctcttgcAGTCCTTTGTTGTCGCAATGATAGCACGCTTTCCGACCGTAAATGCTTCCAAAATGATCAGCAGCATTTTGGCTTGCGActctaaaatttaaattgaccTATGccgataaatttttctacaagCTGGTCGTTTACTCATATCTTGTTATAATGGTTTGGTGAGATGAAATCTAGGCTTTAGGTTTTTGGTCGGTTTTGATTTGGAGGCAGTCAACACCCACCTCTGCCGTTGCTGAGTGGTTATAGGTGGATGGTATCAGTGATCGATTTGATTCACTAGTAAATGGTTTAGGTTTCTTCGTGCTTTTTGGTTGCTTGATGGTCTTTTCTGTACGAATGCATTTCAGTGTTGCTTaagaatatgaaatacaaagaaaaggGAGCTTTGAAGATTCTATTTATTCGTGTCTGTTATTAAATCTTGGACTTGAAATTATTGTTTTGTACAGAGGATAGTccttaataattttatttctgataCTATggtattctattatattttgttttgtttaaaCACAAATGTGCGCATATTGCAGTTTCTGAACACTGTTcttgaagaaatttaaagacaTGTGGAAAAATGCTTCATTATAGTCGTAGTTATCATtctattttatgatatttaacttatttttttattatatcgtacCCTTTCTTACctgtatatatacattcttgaaacaatatttatgATTCTTCATTGTTTAGAAGAAACTGCATAAAAGTCTCTATATTCTGCAGTTATACGTGGTGGTTTCCGGCGTTATTGACAAGCGATCAGTGTATTCAGCTTTTGTAAAACGACTCTACGTTATTTTGTTTCGCTTTAAAAACGTGTTCTATCATGCGATTCCTACGacattttatcataaaagtcactactaattgtacattaacatgtgaataatatttcatcCAAGTAAACATTTCATATCTGCGTCCTTTACTTTACCATTTAACGCTactaaattacatataaagcGTAATTTAGTTAGTTTGAAGGATCCTCAATTACTTCATCTCATTTACGTCAACATGATCGAGCatatagattttaatttaatctaaaatttaacagataaaatttgcattcgcttaaatagttaaataaaaagatttatggAGAAATCAAATTctaattatctatatatttatacgtatataaatgaatattttcaagaaaaaacTGGGATTTAATTCAATGTAGAAATTCACTGGTGCATGAGACTTGTCAAAAATTTGTGTTCATGAACGTTTaaccaattatttattaatttattcttcaCACTGCTAAAAGGCTTTAATGATCAAACAGAAAAATTCATCggagaacaaaattttaattaccatGAATTGACAAATTATAGATTGTAGTTTGTAGACTTCTCTTGCACAATTTTATGTCAAATAAAGGTAGAACTCATAAAATTTGTCTCTCCTATGCAAAGATATTTGTCGACACTAATAGCTTCTAACTtgtgatttataaaaatgaataatattagttAAATAACATAAGGGTTTCCATACATTCCTAAACGAATACAATCAACCATATCGAATTGTATATTGACATTTGTGTGAGATTTACAGAATTTGTTTTACCAACCCTCGATTAATTatgtatcttatattttttaaatcaattacCTATCAGTCACACTGTCAATAAATTccaacaataaaaaagaaattaattgagCAAATAGATAGCACATTCTCAttagtatatattttaatatgcaACAGAGAATGAATCAGAGCGAAGACGGATAATTGAACGATGATCGCGTTGAGAACATCCTTGAGAAGGATCTAGGCCAGTCGATAGACTAACGAACGCTATCTTATAGTATAGAAATCCGAATCAGagtgaattattattatgataaaaaGGAATAGTTATACTATCCTTTTACATATACTACGCTGAACATAGTTAACGTGTCCTCTCTGTATAATGGAACACCGTGCGACTTGCATCgagattgaaattataaactaGTGTAGCGTTTCGCGTGAGTCAACGAAACGTCAACGTAATTGCGAAATCATCCGACTGTGCCTTTCCGTGATACGAATGCAGAAACTGGCTTTATTAATACCGCCGTGTTAATTCAAATTGGCGTATCTGTCCAAAAGTTGGTTTTGACTTTTAGACGTTAAGAACGAGTTTTAGCATTTAACAATCCATCATCGATTTCGCAtaggaatataaattttatatcttcggTTTTCATATACTGATACAGCTTTCCTGTTTAATATGCACATAGATAAACCATTTGTGAACTATCTGGCAGCAGTGATTTGATTTAAACGAAAGTTGCAAATACGCCCTTACGACTTAGCAGAATTATTGCTAGAGCTAATTACGGAACTTAGAAACTCATATTTTAACAAGCAAGTagaaaagatattgaaatatcttagaattttgaaactttgacTTTTATCACTTTTTCTAAAAAGAACTATTCAAACAGAGAGCGACAGGtcatgaaaaattcaaagaatacattaattcaaagaattttcatatatttccttaaaaacaTGTTTCTATCATCTTTGAGATAAAACTTTTCCATTTAAGATAAGAGGAAAAATTTTTAAGGAGAGAAAGATAAGCCGAAGTAatcatttcaatttattcagtatcatttcaataaattttcatatatttcgtCCAAAAAATCTACAGATATTTTATtcagaagagaaagaaagacgatcgaaagaaagttaaaCAGGTCGGAGCAATTTTatcgtacaaaaatatatcgcTATGATCATTTTTAGCTGTGTCACGTCAAATTATCGTGACACAACTATATTGAAGGAACACATGAAAAAGTACTTTTTACTCGGGTAGAATGGAAACTTAGGAATATCTGAACACTTATAGGCGAAGAGACTGGAAGAGTATAGTTGATATTATTGGACCACTATCTATAAGTACGTGGCTGTATCGATTCGTGCTTCAGCGGTTCTCTTGTATCCATGAATGTACTATAGACTATGACACGTTTATACATGAAATCTAAACtctatattgaaataaaaacgtGATTTGAGAAATAGGtcagatttataaatcttataGATTTCACTCTAATTTTTCGTCCTTTTTCTAGTTAAAAATTCCAGAACAAGCATTACCGCATCTActatttttgtacaaatttcagaacgaatattatcatttttatagtaACTTCATTGTATTACTATTTTTACGCCAGATCCATCGTAAGATCCATATTATGGCAAAGATTATGTactataataattgtaatatgcTCCAATTAGAATcctcgttataacgtacataGCTTGGACGTTATTGTGAAATCAGAATGTGAAGTCGACATTATAATCCCAAGTACTGGGTAATTTCCCATCGTAGttttaaaatgaatatagTTCCAGCTGAATATAAGTGTTGCTTTAATTCCTCATTTGgtatttttttactatttctttCGTTGTAAATTCTGTTGCAATCAATTTATAggatttcatgaaattttacagCAATCACAATTCTGTTATTTTGATGCATCAAGTCaaaaactgaaattttaattcaaaggATAAGATCATTTTTGAGGCAAGATAACTTTAATTCAGAGCATGCAACcaacaaagataaaaatatttttaaaggcAAATATGTTAATtggaataattatattaa
This Bombus pascuorum chromosome 1, iyBomPasc1.1, whole genome shotgun sequence DNA region includes the following protein-coding sequences:
- the LOC132906770 gene encoding WD repeat-containing protein on Y chromosome, whose amino-acid sequence is MENTEVIEQNDSWSNDLNESDLNGIRNEVSSASIYGNGLESPILGSSFRVPDIPKRYIEPIALDTSLPYIPVYMHLKTYDLKPIERPSTPPILSELRLKCQNDAESCKSSKALPSSRRTSKERSSISLKPRETK